The following coding sequences lie in one Saccharopolyspora hordei genomic window:
- a CDS encoding TIGR01777 family oxidoreductase — translation MRVVVAGSSGLIGTSLVAGLRAAEHEVVRLVRRSPAAPDERGWDPEAGWLDADALDGADAVVNLCGAGVGDARWTPERKRLLVRSRVRPTEVLARAVAEAGVPVLANGSAVGYYGDTGSQPVTEAAPPGEDFLADLCRRWEAATAPAAEAGARVVLLRTGLVVAPSGGLLGRLRPLFRLLLGGRLGDGTQYVPWISLDDEVAAIRFVLEHPEVSGPVNLTGPDPVTNAEFTKALGEALGRPAPWVVPAFALRLALGELADQVLAGQRAVPTVLESHGFSFQHPAIGAALAAAVG, via the coding sequence ATGCGGGTGGTGGTGGCCGGTTCGTCCGGTCTGATCGGCACGTCCCTGGTGGCCGGGTTGCGCGCGGCCGAGCACGAGGTGGTCCGGCTGGTGCGGCGGAGCCCGGCCGCGCCGGACGAGCGGGGGTGGGACCCCGAGGCCGGGTGGTTGGACGCCGACGCGCTGGACGGCGCGGACGCGGTGGTGAACCTCTGCGGCGCGGGCGTCGGCGACGCGCGGTGGACCCCGGAGCGCAAGCGGCTGCTGGTGCGCTCGCGGGTCCGCCCGACCGAGGTGCTGGCCCGGGCGGTGGCCGAGGCCGGGGTCCCGGTGCTCGCCAACGGCTCGGCGGTCGGCTACTACGGCGACACCGGTTCGCAGCCGGTGACCGAGGCGGCCCCGCCGGGTGAGGACTTCCTGGCCGACCTGTGCCGGCGCTGGGAGGCCGCGACCGCGCCCGCAGCGGAGGCGGGTGCCCGGGTGGTGCTGCTGCGCACCGGCTTGGTGGTGGCCCCGTCGGGCGGGCTGCTCGGCCGGCTCCGCCCGCTGTTCCGGCTGCTCCTGGGCGGGCGGTTGGGCGACGGCACGCAGTACGTGCCGTGGATCTCGCTGGACGACGAGGTGGCGGCGATCCGGTTCGTGCTGGAGCACCCCGAGGTCTCCGGCCCGGTGAACCTCACCGGACCCGACCCGGTGACCAACGCGGAGTTCACCAAGGCGCTCGGCGAGGCGCTGGGCCGCCCCGCGCCGTGGGTCGTGCCGGCCTTCGCGCTGCGCCTCGCGCTCGGCGAGCTGGCCGACCAGGTGCTGGCCGGGCAGCGCGCGGTGCCCACGGTCCTGGAGTCGCACGGGTTCTCCTTCCAGCACCCGGCGATCGGCGCGGCCCTGGCCGCCGCAGTCGGGTGA
- the lipB gene encoding lipoyl(octanoyl) transferase LipB encodes MSRANSSCRASSDPVDVRYLGTIDYLSAWDLQRELASGRAEGRNPDTMLLLEHPSVYTAGKRTAPEDRPTDGTPVIDVDRGGKITWHGPGQIVGYPIVELTDPIDVVDYVRRIEQGLIWVCDQFGLEAGRVEGRSGVWLPAADGRPERKIAAIGIRVQRGITMHGLELNCNADLREFDRIVPCGISDAGTTSLSAELGRDVPTSEAFPLVERGVLDALDGRLPVTERNIPRSEASAAGVTLALDPSLR; translated from the coding sequence GTGAGTCGTGCGAATTCTTCGTGCCGCGCCTCTTCGGACCCCGTTGACGTGCGCTACCTGGGAACCATCGATTACCTCTCCGCCTGGGACCTGCAGCGGGAGCTGGCGTCCGGGCGGGCCGAGGGGCGGAACCCGGACACCATGCTGCTGCTGGAGCACCCCTCGGTCTACACGGCGGGCAAGCGCACCGCCCCGGAGGACCGGCCCACCGACGGCACCCCGGTCATCGACGTCGACCGCGGCGGCAAGATCACCTGGCACGGCCCGGGGCAGATCGTCGGCTACCCGATCGTCGAGCTGACCGACCCGATCGACGTGGTCGACTACGTGCGCCGGATCGAGCAGGGCTTGATCTGGGTGTGCGACCAGTTCGGGCTGGAGGCCGGCCGCGTCGAGGGCCGCAGCGGGGTGTGGCTGCCCGCCGCCGACGGCCGCCCGGAGCGCAAGATCGCCGCGATCGGCATCCGCGTGCAGCGCGGCATCACGATGCACGGGCTGGAGCTGAACTGCAACGCCGACCTGCGCGAGTTCGACCGGATCGTGCCGTGCGGCATCAGCGACGCGGGCACCACCTCGCTGTCCGCCGAGCTCGGCCGGGACGTGCCGACCTCCGAGGCGTTCCCGCTGGTCGAGCGGGGCGTGCTGGACGCGCTGGACGGCCGGCTGCCGGTCACCGAGCGGAACATCCCGCGCTCGGAGGCCAGCGCGGCCGGGGTGACGCTCGCGCTGGACCCCAGCTTGCGCTGA
- a CDS encoding serine hydrolase — MLLSRRHLLAAAAATTPLLLAPRALAQPAPPDLATAEGWLDWISAHRDGLGLVLDDGRGHRLVHRPHAAQPLASAVKVVHLAAYSTAVAEGRLDPQEQVRVGDWERFYVPTDGLAHVHALEHLGVGLDATGLRAADPEHRVRLDDMVAVMVLFSDSAVPDYLRERLGEDALHAAAAAGGWHRPDLRSMCAEYLFVLPEFAPPAHLPTPARRAWGHRLERRFSTDARLRDRVLDRLLQGGLPPYEQQVAWADRTMSATAAQLAALHRAIATDEFPPEAAAVARPHLERPLSGHLPPGVVGIGVKGGSLPGVLTCGLTVRRADGTTASGALLAHGGISPEQLTSGDPGLPLLLAAERPDWRDRLARALAG, encoded by the coding sequence ATGCTGCTGTCCCGACGACACCTGCTCGCTGCCGCAGCGGCGACGACCCCGCTGCTGCTCGCGCCCCGCGCACTCGCCCAGCCCGCACCGCCGGACCTGGCGACCGCGGAGGGCTGGCTGGACTGGATCAGCGCGCACCGCGACGGGCTCGGCCTCGTCCTGGACGACGGCCGCGGCCACCGCCTGGTGCACCGCCCGCACGCCGCCCAGCCGCTCGCCTCCGCGGTCAAGGTCGTCCACCTCGCCGCCTACTCCACCGCGGTCGCCGAGGGACGGCTGGACCCGCAGGAGCAGGTCCGCGTCGGCGACTGGGAGCGCTTCTACGTGCCCACCGACGGGTTGGCGCACGTCCACGCCCTCGAGCACCTGGGCGTCGGCCTCGACGCGACCGGCCTGCGCGCCGCCGACCCCGAGCACCGGGTGCGGCTGGACGACATGGTCGCGGTGATGGTGCTGTTCAGCGACAGCGCGGTCCCGGACTACCTGCGTGAGCGGCTCGGCGAGGACGCGCTGCACGCGGCGGCGGCCGCGGGCGGCTGGCACCGGCCCGACCTCCGCTCGATGTGCGCGGAGTACCTGTTCGTGCTGCCGGAGTTCGCCCCGCCCGCCCACCTGCCGACACCCGCCCGCCGCGCCTGGGGCCACCGGCTGGAACGCCGGTTCAGCACCGACGCCCGGCTGCGCGACCGCGTGCTGGACCGGCTCCTGCAGGGCGGGCTCCCTCCCTACGAGCAGCAGGTGGCCTGGGCCGACCGGACGATGTCGGCGACCGCCGCCCAGCTCGCCGCGCTGCACCGCGCGATCGCCACCGACGAGTTCCCGCCCGAGGCGGCGGCGGTGGCGCGCCCGCACCTGGAGCGACCGCTCAGCGGTCACCTGCCGCCGGGCGTGGTGGGGATCGGCGTGAAGGGCGGCAGCCTGCCCGGTGTCCTGACCTGCGGGCTCACCGTCCGCCGCGCCGACGGGACCACCGCGTCCGGGGCGCTGCTCGCGCACGGCGGCATCTCCCCGGAGCAGCTCACCAGCGGCGACCCCGGTCTCCCGCTGCTGCTGGCGGCGGAGCGACCGGACTGGCGGGACCGGCTCGCACGGGCGCTGGCGGGCTGA
- a CDS encoding helix-turn-helix domain-containing protein: MDSEDVQQRIEALERRVAALEGAQRAEPVEPSGGVVQYQGKLVEPAELEWQIQVDPAGVLALPDGPRTDVLAALGHPARAAIVRLLAGSGPQHTAALQEAAGLSSTGQLYHHLKSLTGCGLVEQDGRGTYRLRAQATIPALVLLTAAADVAGQLRP, from the coding sequence GTGGACTCGGAGGACGTGCAGCAGCGGATCGAAGCGCTGGAACGCCGCGTCGCGGCGCTGGAGGGCGCGCAACGCGCCGAACCGGTCGAGCCCAGCGGCGGGGTCGTGCAGTACCAGGGCAAGCTCGTCGAACCGGCCGAGCTGGAGTGGCAGATCCAGGTCGACCCGGCGGGGGTCCTCGCCCTGCCGGACGGCCCGCGCACCGACGTGCTCGCCGCGCTGGGCCACCCGGCGCGGGCCGCGATCGTGCGGCTGCTCGCCGGGTCCGGCCCCCAGCACACCGCGGCGCTGCAGGAGGCGGCGGGGCTGAGCTCCACCGGCCAGCTCTACCACCACCTCAAGAGCCTGACCGGCTGCGGGCTCGTCGAGCAGGACGGGCGCGGCACCTACCGGCTCCGCGCCCAGGCCACGATCCCCGCGCTGGTCCTGCTCACCGCGGCCGCCGACGTCGCCGGGCAGCTCCGCCCCTGA
- a CDS encoding TIGR03560 family F420-dependent LLM class oxidoreductase, whose translation MTENFTLRIFTEPQQGATYDDLLRVAKHAEATGFDAFFRSDHYLKMGEVTGEPGPTDAWVTLAGLARETTRLRLGTLMTAATFRLPGPLAIAVAQVDQMSGGRVEFGIGSGWYQEEHTAYGIPFPSLGERFDRYAEQLEIITGLWATPPGETFRFDGEHYQLSESPALPKPVQQPRPPVLIGGMGKKRTPALAARFADEFNLPFVDVDTAAAQFERVDAACEAIGRDPGEIVRSAALVLCVGRDEKEIARRAEAIGREVDEVRLNGLAGSPAEAVDKIGTWRERTGISRLYLQVLDLSDLDHLDLVADEVARQL comes from the coding sequence GTGACCGAGAACTTCACGTTGCGGATCTTCACCGAGCCCCAGCAGGGGGCGACCTACGACGACCTGCTGCGGGTCGCCAAGCACGCGGAAGCGACCGGCTTCGACGCGTTCTTCCGCTCCGACCACTACCTCAAGATGGGTGAGGTGACCGGCGAACCCGGCCCGACCGACGCCTGGGTGACGCTGGCCGGCCTGGCCCGGGAGACCACCCGGCTGCGGCTGGGCACGCTGATGACCGCGGCCACCTTCCGGCTGCCCGGCCCGCTGGCGATCGCCGTGGCGCAGGTGGACCAGATGTCCGGCGGCCGCGTCGAGTTCGGCATCGGCAGCGGGTGGTACCAGGAGGAGCACACCGCCTACGGCATCCCGTTCCCCTCACTGGGGGAGCGGTTCGACCGCTACGCGGAACAGCTCGAGATCATCACCGGGCTCTGGGCCACGCCGCCCGGCGAGACGTTCCGGTTCGACGGCGAGCACTACCAGCTGTCCGAGTCGCCCGCGCTGCCCAAGCCGGTGCAGCAGCCGCGGCCGCCGGTGCTGATCGGCGGGATGGGCAAGAAGCGCACGCCGGCCCTGGCCGCGCGCTTCGCCGACGAGTTCAACCTGCCGTTCGTCGACGTCGACACGGCCGCCGCGCAGTTCGAGCGGGTCGACGCGGCGTGCGAGGCCATCGGGCGCGACCCCGGAGAGATCGTGCGCTCGGCGGCGCTGGTGCTGTGCGTCGGCAGGGACGAGAAGGAGATCGCCCGCCGCGCCGAGGCCATCGGCCGCGAGGTCGACGAGGTGCGGCTCAACGGGTTGGCCGGCAGCCCGGCCGAGGCGGTCGACAAGATCGGCACCTGGCGCGAGCGCACCGGCATCAGCCGGCTGTACCTGCAGGTGCTGGACCTCTCCGACCTGGACCACCTGGACCTGGTCGCCGACGAGGTCGCGCGCCAGCTCTGA
- a CDS encoding TetR/AcrR family transcriptional regulator → MATARPRRVEYSETTRKALVDSAVELFTEHGYAGTSLEEIAKRARVTKGALYHHFGGKQALFEAAFDAVETGVVARLAEVLSGAGDQWQATRSGLSAFLEVCLEPSYQRIVVQDGPAVMGWERWRAAEESYTFGVVRTVVAGLVESGSIDPLPVDALARVVFGALSAGATAIAGSDSPQQAKVEVEACVRRVLEGLRPR, encoded by the coding sequence ATGGCAACAGCTCGACCGCGACGTGTGGAGTACTCGGAGACCACCCGCAAGGCGCTGGTGGACTCCGCCGTTGAGCTGTTCACCGAGCACGGCTACGCGGGCACCTCGCTGGAGGAGATCGCCAAGCGCGCTCGGGTGACCAAGGGCGCGCTCTACCACCACTTCGGCGGCAAGCAGGCGCTGTTCGAAGCGGCCTTCGACGCGGTGGAGACCGGCGTCGTCGCGCGGCTGGCCGAGGTGCTGTCCGGGGCCGGGGACCAGTGGCAGGCCACCCGTTCCGGGCTGAGCGCCTTCCTGGAGGTCTGCCTGGAGCCGTCCTACCAGCGCATCGTCGTCCAGGACGGGCCCGCGGTGATGGGCTGGGAGCGCTGGCGGGCGGCCGAGGAGTCCTACACCTTCGGGGTGGTCCGGACCGTGGTCGCCGGGCTGGTCGAGTCGGGGTCGATCGACCCGCTGCCGGTGGACGCGCTGGCCCGCGTGGTGTTCGGCGCGCTGTCGGCGGGCGCCACCGCCATCGCCGGCTCGGACTCGCCGCAGCAGGCGAAGGTGGAGGTCGAGGCCTGCGTGCGGCGGGTCCTGGAGGGACTGCGGCCGCGCTGA